From one Gammaproteobacteria bacterium genomic stretch:
- a CDS encoding twin-arginine translocase subunit TatA, whose product MGLGGISIWQLLIVLVIVLLLF is encoded by the coding sequence ATGGGTTTAGGTGGAATCAGTATCTGGCAGCTGTTGATCGTGCTGGTCATCGTTCTGTTGTTGTTT